From Aegilops tauschii subsp. strangulata cultivar AL8/78 chromosome 5, Aet v6.0, whole genome shotgun sequence:
ATGCCACCTTCCTCCCTCCCTTGCTTAGGAGCCTCCATTATATAACTTCTCCCTCCCTGGTCCAACCATGACATCTCTGTGAGAGGGTTGAGGGAACAGCTACCGCAAGTTTTGTACTGGAAGCGGGTATGTTATTCGGTTACCTGCAGTTTCAGGATCGCTTCGGTACATTGCTTAAAATATGTTGGCGCTGTATTTTTCTTGGTTTTTGTGTGTCTGGATAGTTTGCCTTGCTTGTTTCAAGTGAATCTAGTTGAATGAATTTCTTCATCTGGCCTAGTCTGATTGTTTGATGTCTGTGTGCGGACCTTCTGCAGATCTGGGCCACTGAAGCATTGCAGTAGAGCGTGCAGGGAGCTAATTTCATGAGAGACACGTTGATGTGGTTGGTTCTAGAAATTACTAATCTTCATGGATGTTCATAAGAGCACTGTGCAGAAAGCTGCTCTTGTTGAAGAAACTCGAAGACCGCCGCTTGTTCCATCTGAGAAGCATAATGCTTCTTCTTTAAGCCGAGTGAGAGATGTTGCATCCAGGTACAAGACTGGTCAGGGTGCTACTGCGACAAGGCGATGTACATCTCCTAGTCTTGGCCGGACCTCAACAACTAATGGTACACCAGTGCCCAATAGGGCGCAATCTGCAGACAGAAGAAGACCCTCAACACCTTCAACCCCTTCTTCTAAGGTGTCAACACCCTCCACCCCAACATCAAGGTCCATAACACCAGTCCGTGATACTGTCAAAGAGGTAAATAAGAGTTCTAGGTGTATAGCAAATGAAAGGTCCCCACATGGCTTGTGGCCAGCAATGCGGAACCTGTCTCCCTCCTATCAATTGGAGTCTGCGGCTGCCCCTGGTAATAAAAAAGATAAGGTGGTCTCTAGCCCATCTTTAGATCATATCAAGGGACAAGCGAGTGTTCTGACTGAGAGGAAGAGGAGTCCTCTGAGAAGGAAGAAAATTACTGAACAATGTGAGAATTCTCGACCTTCAGAAGATCTACCTAGGAGGGCAACTGAGCAAAACCGTTGGCCAGCCATGACAAGTGGGCGTGGGCCTGCCAATCTTATGCCGAATACTGAACTTTCTGACAAATCTAGCAAACCAGTGACTTTGTCAAACACTTCTAGAGGGCTTTCACCGAGGAAGATTTGTGCTTCTGAAGACGCAGGTAAAAGGTTGAATCAATCACTGGATGATGTGGCAAGGAGACTAGCTATTCATGCAAAAAGAAGAGATGAACAGTTAGATTCTGGCAGTGATGTTTATTCACAGACAACGGAAAGATCTAAATATGTGAGCCGTCCAAGCAGGACAACCACTTTGCCTGTTCCTGTTCTTCATCGCTCATCATCACCAAACAAGGTCTTGTCAGCTGCATCCTCTGCTTCTAGGGCTTTTCAGAGTCCATCGAGGACAAGACCTTCAACACCTTGCCGGTCACAAAGTGCTGGAAGTATTCAATCAGGTGTTATAGCTCCTGTTGTTAGCTACATGGTTGATCCAAGAAAGGGAAAGAAAAATGCCAGCCAAATTGAAAATATCCATCAGCTGCGTTTGCTGCATAATAGATACTTGCAATTGCGTCTTGTAAATGCTCGTTCGGAAGATGTTCTATCTTACCAAAAGGCCACTGCTGAGGTAAAATTAGcatattttatttatttaaaaTTGTTTCAAGTTAGTCTGGATCATTATAATGCAACTGTTTCAGATTTTATAACGCACCTCATAAATTAGCATACTTTATAATACGGCTGTTTAAGACTGAATTTAGTGATGATAACTGTTTGGCACAACTGACAGCATTTTTTGCATTATAAAGTTTGCCCACATAGTCGTCTATGTGTTTAGAAGCCTATGATCTACTTCTTGTTGACATTAATACCTTTTGTACTTTTCTTGTGAGCTTTGTTACTTTTTTGTTTAGTGATGTTCAGTTGATGAAACAGTTCCCATGTTCTCATTTAAAACAGAATACCATATATAATGTTTGGAGGAATACTTCAAACTTGAGGGATGCTGTTAATTTGCGAAGAATCATGGTGCAGCGTCATCGACAAGAGTTGAAGCTGTATGGCATTCTGCAAGAGCAGGTAAGCTCCACCTGATGCATTGATGGCTTTGGCTCTATAATCTCCCAAGCATATTGCGGAACCCATGTTCTTTTCCATTCGAGTATAATTCCAATTTGGGCCAAGTTGGCACAAACTTTCTACCATGTTCCTACTGACACCATTGAAGCATAGCCATGTTTCTTTTAAAAAGTGCTCTTTGAAAGAATAAGAGCTAATTGCAATGTGATAGGACTGTTCTCATTCTTACATGGCAAATTCGAACACAATATATAAGTACATAGTTGTCATTAACACACTTTCTTCTCCAAAAGAGGTGATATAAAATCTGGAAATTAGGGATATGAAAGAATGAATATCATGAATCATGACTCTATTACATGGATTATGACTGTAAATGCATACATTGCATTTTTTAATCTGCTGTTATTGTGGTTCAGATTGCTTGCCTCGAACAATGGCCAGCACTTGAAGACGAGAATAACCTTTCCTTTTCTCGGGCAACAGAGGCTCTAAAAGCAAGTACACTGCGCCTTCCAGTCACGTCAGGAGCAAGGGTATGCTGTGAAAAAATGCATTTAAATAAACTCAAACTATTTTGTTGTTTCACTTCTACTTGTGAACAGATATTACTTTTGTGATTGTGACTAATTGTATTGCCTGTTTTTTTTAACAGGTGGATGCAGTTAGTCTTAAGAATGCTGTAAGCTCAGCTGTTGATGTCATGCAAGGTTTGGGATCGTCAGTTTGTTCTATGCTTTCCAAGGTAAACAGCAGTATGACTTCGAATTTTACTTTCCATATTTACTTGTCTCCTAATAAAATCAAGTCTCCAACCATAGAGGAAGAAGCTCTTTTACTTGTGACATGGTTTACTACACCCATTCATCACAAGAATTGCACGCAAGTATGACTACTTTAAGAAAAGCTGTTCCCTCGCAAAATGGTGACGTTCTGCATCCGCCATTTTTCGTAGGAGCTGTCGGCTATCGGACTGGCATGAAAGGCTTGTTTTCATTTTTAAAACTGATGAAATATATCGACTCTTAAGTCACAAACAAACTATGAATAAAGCCCCACCAAAAATTGGGTCCATGTGTCAGTAACTGGACCCTTTTGTGCACACCCTTGGTTGCATTGTTAAGTTTGACCTTCAGTAAAGCTTAAGATATTGCATGGACTCGAGTACAAAAGTTTAATAACCAAGAAAGGCCATCCCACACTGTTATGGCAAATTCTTGTCAGTGACTGTTTTAACTGACCTAGAGCATCTTTGTTGCCAGGTCGAAGACAGGACATATTTGATCTCGGAGCTTTCAGTCGTAGCAGCACAAGAAAAGGTCATGCTTGACGAATGCAGAGAACTCTTAGCTATGGCCGCAGAACTGGAGGTACTTACATTCCATTCCCAAGACATTCCTTCTAAGAAGTGACCATAGTGCTCTGAATTTCGAATTAAAAAAAAAATGTGTTTCTCTGATTGGTGGTGAACTGGTGCTTAATTTTATCTCATGATGAGAGCAGTTGTACACAGTACCTTACTAGTGCTATTGTATCTTTAATCAGGTACAGGAGTCTAGCCTGCGGACACATCTTATGCAAGTAAAGGACTTGCCCAGATGAATTAACAACCTGGGCAAAGCTATACGATATACACCAATCTTCTTGAATAGGTACACCTGTGCAAGTTGAGCCTGTGACTATAAGAACATATTGTGCAGACAGACAAGGAATCCGTAGAGAAGAAATAACGAAACGAAAGAGTATTAAACATCCCCTGCCGATCAAGGTGTGATGC
This genomic window contains:
- the LOC109766271 gene encoding AUGMIN subunit 8; translated protein: MDVHKSTVQKAALVEETRRPPLVPSEKHNASSLSRVRDVASRYKTGQGATATRRCTSPSLGRTSTTNGTPVPNRAQSADRRRPSTPSTPSSKVSTPSTPTSRSITPVRDTVKEVNKSSRCIANERSPHGLWPAMRNLSPSYQLESAAAPGNKKDKVVSSPSLDHIKGQASVLTERKRSPLRRKKITEQCENSRPSEDLPRRATEQNRWPAMTSGRGPANLMPNTELSDKSSKPVTLSNTSRGLSPRKICASEDAGKRLNQSLDDVARRLAIHAKRRDEQLDSGSDVYSQTTERSKYVSRPSRTTTLPVPVLHRSSSPNKVLSAASSASRAFQSPSRTRPSTPCRSQSAGSIQSGVIAPVVSYMVDPRKGKKNASQIENIHQLRLLHNRYLQLRLVNARSEDVLSYQKATAENTIYNVWRNTSNLRDAVNLRRIMVQRHRQELKLYGILQEQIACLEQWPALEDENNLSFSRATEALKASTLRLPVTSGARVDAVSLKNAVSSAVDVMQGLGSSVCSMLSKVEDRTYLISELSVVAAQEKVMLDECRELLAMAAELEVQESSLRTHLMQVKDLPR